From the Trifolium pratense cultivar HEN17-A07 linkage group LG4, ARS_RC_1.1, whole genome shotgun sequence genome, the window TGCCTGAACGTTGTTACCAAGTATCAACTATCAAGAATTTTCCAACTGACCTTTGTATAAAAATCTGGTGGAGAGAACATATCAAAATGTGTAGGACTAAAATCTAAGCTCCAACCATGTCCCATGTATATTTTTAACTGTTATTGGAAATGACAAAATAACATGAAAATGTCACAAAACAAATTACTTGACCTTGTAATATTAAGTGATATACTATGGTAACTATGCTTACCTTTAATGTCTTTTTCACTGGCATTATCATTTTAGGATCAAACTCATTGTCACATTGAAGCTTCTGCATTAGAATTTCAGGCTTTTTCACATAACCACATCCTCCATTTGCTCTAAACATACCCTGCATCAACCAGAGTGATTTTCCAAGCCCCTATTGAGGATGACAAGTAGTAAAGTTAACACTCCTCGAAACGATATGATATAGTAGTAACTTGCACGTGAAGTTATTGCACTTAGCCTTGGTGACAGTTTCCTAACCTGCATATTGAATGCAACCATCTGAGCTCCATACATCCACCCAAGATGTGGTTTGAAATTTGTGGATTTGACACGTGTCGCCCTAGGGTATACCCTAAGGATATTTTTCTGTGTGAACCTATAAAAGTAACAGTTTGAATCAGATAAACTATTGGACATTGAATCAGATAAACCATATTTTTGGCTTATCTATCACATACCTAATGATGTCTGTTCCGTGAGATTCCGAAGCTTTTTCTAAGGTTGTTTCGCTCCAACTTAAGCGTCTAAGTTCACCGTCcgtttttaatttatctttcaAGCTACCCTTGAGTTTCTTATTATGAATTGTTATTATAGTTCTGTAATCAGGTGAACACTCTTGAGATAATCTTCGATCACATTCACATGAACTCGTGTCTCCCTCATCGCGATCACGTCCATTCTGGTaaataaacatgaaaaaaattagaacacaagcatgaaaatattattaatagcATAAAGAGTGTGTTCAAAAGTGCGTCAAAAAGAATGTATTGCGAACATTTTTCACCGTGCTCTTAATCTCCACTTCAATTGTGGAGTCCGGTGATTCCTTTCCCGATGATTCATCTTCTGATGATTCAGTACTACTTCCATCTAGAGCAGGATAGTTTCTGTTGTCCTTGATTCGGTTGGACTCAAAACGTTCTTTCGGAGGTTTGGTTGATATAATAACTCGATTTTTCAATGATTCCGGTGAAGGGAATTCGGTTAAACTTAAACATTCTTCTGGTTGAGGATAATAAAGTATTTCTCCAAATATTTGAGTTGCCATCTACAAGAAgataaaaacaataacaaaaagaaaaattaatattgagattacaaaaggaaaaggaaaacatAATAGTCTATTGCATACTTCTGCGAATTTTGCTCGAAGTTCTTCGGTAAGATGATCTTCTATAGTTATGATCACTGGATATTGAGATGCAACAAAACCATATTTCTTTATAGACTCCAAACATTTGATAGGTGATACAGGATTGGTAAGAGTCCTGTGTTGATATCATGTGACAAAGTGACAAAAATCAATTAAGTTTGGTCTTAAATTGATTAAGATCATATAAAaaagttgattttattttttataccatcCATGATCAACTTTAATATCATCTTTATTAGTAGTTGGCCATAAATCGAGTTCTATAACACGCACGCCTCGTTGCAACGCCTTTATGATTGGCTCTTCGCTGC encodes:
- the LOC123923426 gene encoding phosphoinositide phospholipase C 6-like isoform X2, whose protein sequence is MGNKMVTYNKYKSFLFFIKKYKLTELVPPEDLKEVFSKFAGGGSHMSVEQLYRFLVEHQGEENFTLSDSEKIVDKVLQLRRTHQEMVHGDQNRETEITLDDIFRFFLLDEFNSPSKTEVHHDMNAPLSHYFIYTGHNSYLTGNQLSSDCSEEPIIKALQRGVRVIELDLWPTTNKDDIKVDHGWTLTNPVSPIKCLESIKKYGFVASQYPVIITIEDHLTEELRAKFAEMATQIFGEILYYPQPEECLSLTEFPSPESLKNRVIISTKPPKERFESNRIKDNRNYPALDGSSTESSEDESSGKESPDSTIEVEIKSTNGRDRDEGDTSSCECDRRLSQECSPDYRTIITIHNKKLKGSLKDKLKTDGELRRLSWSETTLEKASESHGTDIIRFTQKNILRVYPRATRVKSTNFKPHLGWMYGAQMVAFNMQGLGKSLWLMQGMFRANGGCGYVKKPEILMQKLQCDNEFDPKMIMPVKKTLKLKIYMGHGWSLDFSPTHFDMFSPPDFYTKVSIVGMPADVAKKKTKVIMDNWFPVWNEEFEFPLTVPELALLQIQVKDKDQGGKDDFAGQTCLPVSELKLGFRSVPLYNEKGEQFKSVKLLMRFQFE
- the LOC123923426 gene encoding phosphoinositide phospholipase C 6-like isoform X1, producing the protein MGNKMVTYNKYKSFLFFIKKYKLTELVPPEDLKEVFSKFAGGGSHMSVEQLYRFLVEHQGEENFTLSDSEKIVDKVLQLRRTHQEMVHGDQNRETEITLDDIFRFFLLDEFNSPSKTEVHHDMNAPLSHYFIYTGHNSYLTGNQLSSDCSEEPIIKALQRGVRVIELDLWPTTNKDDIKVDHGWTLTNPVSPIKCLESIKKYGFVASQYPVIITIEDHLTEELRAKFAEMATQIFGEILYYPQPEECLSLTEFPSPESLKNRVIISTKPPKERFESNRIKDNRNYPALDGSSTESSEDESSGKESPDSTIEVEIKSTVKNNGRDRDEGDTSSCECDRRLSQECSPDYRTIITIHNKKLKGSLKDKLKTDGELRRLSWSETTLEKASESHGTDIIRFTQKNILRVYPRATRVKSTNFKPHLGWMYGAQMVAFNMQGLGKSLWLMQGMFRANGGCGYVKKPEILMQKLQCDNEFDPKMIMPVKKTLKLKIYMGHGWSLDFSPTHFDMFSPPDFYTKVSIVGMPADVAKKKTKVIMDNWFPVWNEEFEFPLTVPELALLQIQVKDKDQGGKDDFAGQTCLPVSELKLGFRSVPLYNEKGEQFKSVKLLMRFQFE